One part of the Flavobacterium johnsoniae UW101 genome encodes these proteins:
- the tsaD gene encoding tRNA (adenosine(37)-N6)-threonylcarbamoyltransferase complex transferase subunit TsaD has product MQNSEVFILAIESSCDDTAAAVLHNDKVLSNVVANQLIHNQYGGVVPELASRAHQQNIVPVIDAALRKANVQKEQLSAIAFTQGPGLMGSLLVGSSFGKSLSLALNIPLIAVNHMHAHILAHFIDEEGYDKPEFPFLALTISGGHTQIVKVNSFFDMEIIGETTDDAVGEAFDKSAKILGLPYPGGPLIDKYAKEGNPKAFTFTKPKVPGLDFSFSGLKTAILYFIQKNKQENPNFIEENLNDICASIQHTIIEILMDKLKLAVKETGIKQIAIGGGVSANSGIRTTLKESEAKYGWKTFIPKFEYTTDNAAMIGIVGYQKYLSKRFEDSSVVSKARIQF; this is encoded by the coding sequence ATGCAAAATTCAGAGGTTTTTATTCTTGCCATCGAAAGTTCATGCGACGATACTGCTGCCGCGGTTTTACATAACGACAAAGTACTCTCAAATGTTGTAGCCAATCAGTTAATTCACAATCAATACGGCGGTGTAGTTCCTGAATTAGCTTCGAGAGCACACCAGCAAAACATAGTTCCTGTAATCGATGCTGCACTTCGCAAAGCAAATGTACAAAAAGAACAGCTATCTGCCATTGCCTTTACACAAGGTCCCGGCCTAATGGGATCACTTTTGGTAGGAAGTTCTTTTGGTAAATCGTTATCATTGGCTTTAAATATTCCGTTAATCGCTGTAAATCACATGCATGCCCATATTTTAGCGCATTTTATTGACGAAGAAGGATACGATAAACCAGAATTTCCTTTTTTAGCTTTAACAATTAGTGGCGGACATACGCAGATTGTAAAAGTGAACAGTTTTTTTGACATGGAAATTATTGGAGAAACTACAGATGACGCGGTTGGAGAAGCTTTTGATAAAAGTGCAAAAATATTAGGACTTCCTTATCCGGGCGGGCCTTTAATTGATAAATATGCCAAAGAAGGAAACCCAAAAGCTTTTACTTTTACGAAACCAAAAGTTCCGGGATTGGATTTTAGTTTTTCCGGACTAAAAACAGCTATTTTATATTTCATTCAAAAAAACAAACAGGAAAATCCAAATTTCATCGAAGAAAACCTAAACGATATCTGTGCTTCAATTCAGCATACGATTATCGAAATTTTGATGGATAAATTAAAACTGGCTGTAAAAGAAACCGGAATTAAACAAATCGCTATTGGCGGCGGGGTTTCTGCAAATTCAGGAATCAGGACTACTTTAAAAGAAAGTGAAGCCAAATACGGCTGGAAAACTTTTATTCCAAAATTTGAATACACTACAGATAATGCCGCAATGATAGGAATTGTAGGCTACCAAAAATATTTATCAAAACGTTTTGAAGATTCTTCAGTAGTTTCTAAAGCACGAATTCAGTTTTAA